The following proteins come from a genomic window of Salvia hispanica cultivar TCC Black 2014 chromosome 4, UniMelb_Shisp_WGS_1.0, whole genome shotgun sequence:
- the LOC125223388 gene encoding pentatricopeptide repeat-containing protein At4g21065-like: MASLPPVVVANTLKLDSEFRKLPAPPLPLEKLQRSYTPKEAISLSLDLKELEVNRKLESSHYFPILQECMLQNSVSGVESVHCQIIKSGFGEELFLMTFLVNVYAKCWEMGSARKVFDNLPKRNAVAWTSLMSGYIYNSRPELAVGIFNEMLEAGVCPTNYTLGVVLNACTSLGDFSLAKQIHGYIAKHGLARDSSIGNALCSLYSKCRNLALAIRVFESIEEKDVISWTAVVSACGDNGNSAKGLAMFVKMLVGGVEPNEITLTSVLSLCCTMQALDAGAQVHSFIIKLGYGSDLRLTNSIMYLYLKSGCITEAKKLFVGMSSISLVTWNAMIAGYAEMISLAEDALSAYLCGMEALQIFQQMNRLGLRPDLYTFSSLFSVCSSLVALEQGEQFHAQTIKTGFLSDVIVATALVNMYNKCGSINQASKAFLEMSTRTLISWTSMITAFAQHGRSEQALQLFEDMRRVGVKPNKITFVGVLSACSQAGMVDQAFAYYEMMKHEYRINPVMDHYACLIDMFVRLDRIDEAFDFIKKENLIPNEFIWSILIAGCRSQGKLELAFHAAEQLLELEPKDSETYILLLNMYVSAGRWKDVSRVRKMMRDAKVDKIVDWSWISIRNKVYSFKFSSKKHHQDEVTELLDVLIERAKPLGYKAETELEIDGEEKEEAATTSAAAHHSEKMAVAFGLLNTSGKVEIRVTKSTGMCRDCHSFIKIVSLLTSTTVIIRDSKRLHKFHKGECSCKDFGGLV, translated from the exons ATGGCCTCTCTCCCTCCCGTTGTCGTCGCCAACACTCTCAAGCTCGACTCCGAATTCAGGAAACTCCCcgctcctcctcttcctctcgAAAAG CTGCAGAGAAGTTACACCCCCAAAGAGGCAATCTCGCTGAGTTTGGATTTGAAAGAATTAGAAGTTAACAGAAAACTTGAATCGTCTCATTACTTTCCGATTTTGCAAGAATGTATGCTGCAGAATTCAGTTTCAGGAGTTGAATCGGTTCATTGCCAAATCATCAAAAGCGGATTTGGTGAGGAGCTCTTCCTTATGACGTTTCTGGTCAATGTTTATGCGAAATGTTGGGAAATGGGGAGTGCGCGGAAGGTGTTTGATAATTTGCCGAAGAGAAACGCGGTGGCGTGGACTTCGTTGATGTCCGGTTACATTTACAATTCACGGCCTGAATTAGCTGTTGGTATTTTCAACGAGATGTTGGAAGCAGGGGTGTGTCCCACGAATTACACGCTGGGAGTTGTCTTGAATGCTTGCACATCGTTGGGTGATTTCAGTCTTGCGAAACAGATTCATGGTTATATTGCGAAGCATGGTCTTGCGCGTGATTCGAGCATTGGGAATGCGCTGTGTAGCTTGTATTCGAAATGTCGTAATTTGGCTCTGGCGATCAGGGTGTTTGAGAGCATTGAGGAGAAGGATGTGATATCATGGACTGCTGTGGTATCTGCCTGTGGGGATAATGGGAATTCCGCGAAGGGATTGGCTATGTTTGTGAAGATGCTCGTTGGGGGTGTTGAGCCGAATGAGATCACTCTGACTAGTGTACTGAGCTTGTGCTGCACAATGCAAGCTCTGGATGCAGGAGCTCAGGTTCACTCGTTTATTATAAAACTCGGATATGGCTCGGATCTGCGCTTGACGAATTCAATCATGTATTTGTATTTGAAAAGCGGGTGTATCACTGAGGCGAAGAAGTTGTTTGTTGGCATGAGTTCTATCAGCTTAGTTACATGGAATGCTATGATTGCAGGCTATGCAGAGATGATAAGTCTTGCGGAGGATGCCCTCTCGGCTTACTTATGTGGAATGGAGGCGCTTCAAATATTCCAGCAAATGAACAGATTGGGGCTGAGACCCGATTTGTATACCTTCTCGAGTTTATTCAGTGTGTGCAGTAGTTTAGTGGCTTTGGAGCAGGGGGAACAATTTCATGCACAGACGATAAAAACTGGGTTTTTGTCTGATGTGATTGTGGCGACTGCCCTCGTTAACATGTACAACAAATGTGGAAGCATCAATCAAGCCAGCAAAGCTTTTCTTGAAATGTCTACGAGGACCCTAATTTCGTGGACTTCCATGATCACCGCGTTTGCACAGCATGGGCGCTCAGAGCAGGCTTTGCAGTTGTTCGAGGATATGAGACGTGTAGGGGTTAAACCAAACAAGATAACCTTCGTTGGCGTGCTATCAGCCTGTAGTCAAGCAGGAATGGTCGACCAAGCATTTGCATACTACGAAATGATGAAACATGAGTACAGAATCAACCCTGTGATGGACCACTACGCGTGCTTAATAGATATGTTTGTCAGATTAGATAGGATAGATGAGGCTTTCGACTTCATCAAGAAGGAGAATCTGATTCCAAACGAATTCATATGGTCGATTCTGATTGCTGGCTGTAGAAGTCAAGGGAAACTAGAGCTAGCCTTTCACGCTGCAGAACAACTGCTTGAACTCGAGCCTAAAGACTCTGAGACCTATATCTTACTGCTGAATATGTATGTGTCTGCCGGGAGATGGAAGGATGTGTCGAGGGTGAGAAAGATGATGAGAGATGCAAAGGTCGATAAAATAGTGGACTGGAGTTGGATTAGCATCCGAAACAAGGTCTATTCGTTCAAGTTCAGCAGCAAGAAACACCATCAAGACGAGGTTACTGAGCTCTTGGATGTCTTGATTGAGAGAGCGAAGCCTCTCGGATATAAGGCTGAGACGGAATTGGAGATAGACGGGGAGGAAAAGGAGGAAGCTGCTACCACCTCAGCTGCTGCTCATCACAGTGAAAAGATGGCAGTTGCCTTTGGATTGCTCAACACATCAGGTAAGGTAGAGATCAGAGTCACCAAGAGCACTGGTATGTGTAGGGATTGCCATAGTTTCATTAAAATCGTGTCGTTATTGACTTCGACAACTGTAATTATTCGAGATAGTAAGAGGCTGCACAAATTTCACAAGGGGGAGTGTTCTTGTAAAGATTTTGGGGGTCTTGTTTGA
- the LOC125220857 gene encoding putative late blight resistance protein homolog R1A-10, producing MAYEAVDSLQQTLLLILQRHDDHVITPTVKQQIVSIHDKAVVLQFNLKRFPEKETIREVANATEEIIEYLFSPQNLSDNGSIDPTVKLSYQLGKLAEKLESTVGYVIDHCKMKDEQIARALVDENPSDSPSIHPTTIATDRDFLVGFDEDIIQLRSRLIGHDGRKVLPIVGMAGIGKSTLAKYIYDDPFITFHFDIQAWVTISQDYSTASILSQLRASVKAKADGVGRELLKEIEAEDVEILQILWGRRYLIVIDDMWCVEAWDHIRWLFPETTSGSNIIITTRLIDVATYAATSRYIHMMHCLDEEQSWRLFQHKLFGDQDCPLELQTVGKKVVKGCGGLPLSIVIVAGILSGIPRTPNLWQQIEGNDGKLGTILSLSYNHLPPHLKECFLYMAGFPKDYEIHASELVKLWVAEGFLECQKFKCVEEVAEECLEDLIKQSLVLVTSRKSDGKPKSCRLHCMVRDFCVRHAGQENILLSVMDYFPTHILRRHFLPQVLQNHHCISVSWHDLQLRDSTHSSCTTSIICIPHRGYRPKGSVENFTSLRVLHVLRRNDHSYWELGQVFELINLTYLASSISDSIVPPAISKLKNLQTLIIYRFGVQLPVDIWRLRQLRHLIAFSFHPLPLPKGATPSLENLQTLSMATNFVCSERMMDMISNIKKLGICYSEEKFGAGYHIDNLIHLLKLEKLKLEMHSSFVPRLKPVFPPSLKKLELSGEWISWRDMTIVGSLPNLQVLKLKNYACSGEHWETIEGEFLVDN from the exons ATGGCTTATGAAGCTGTGGATTCCCTGCAACAAACCTTACTCCTAATCCTTCAACGCCACGATGATCATGTCATCACTCCTACTGTTAAGCAACAGATTGTATCTATCCACGACAAAGCTGTTGTGTTGCAGTTTAATCTCAAACGATTTccagaaaaagaaacaataagGGAGGTAGCAAATGCAACTGAAGAGATTATTGAATATCTTTTCTCCCCACAAAATCTATCAGATAATGGATCCATAGACCCAACTGTCAAACTTTCATATCAGTTGGGGAAATTGGCTGAGAAGCTTGAGTCAACTGTTGGATATGTCATTGACCACTGCAAGATGAAGGATGAGCAAATTGCTAGAGCATTAGTAGATGAAAATCCGAGTGATTCACCATCAATACATCCAACCACAATTGCTACAGACAGAGATTTTCTGGTTGGTTTTGATGAAGATATAATACAGCTGAGGTCCCGGCTCATTGGTCATGATGGACGAAAAGTCCTCCCAATTGTTGGAATGGCAGGAATTGGTAAGTCCACACTTgctaaatatatttatgatgatCCATTTATCACATTCCATTTTGATATTCAAGCTTGGGTCACAATATCACAAGATTATAGTACAGCAAGTATTCTCTCACAATTACGAGCTTCGGTCAAAGCTAAAGCAGATGGAGTTGGAAGGGAATTGTTGAAAGAAATCGAAGCAGAGGACGTTGAGATTTTGCAAATCCTATGGGGGAGGAGGTATCTCATAGTAATAGATGACATGTGGTGTGTGGAAGCTTGGGATCACATACGGTGGTTATTTCCTGAGACTACCAGCGGAAGTAATATCATAATAACCACAAGGCTAATCGATGTGGCTACTTATGCTGCCACTTCGCGCTACATTCATATGATGCATTGCTTGGATGAGGAACAAAGTTGGCGTTTGTTCCAGCACAAGCTTTTCGGAGATCAGGATTGCCCTCTTGAGTTACAAACTGTTGGGAAAAAAGTTGTAAAAGGATGTGGAGGACTGCCCCTCTCAATTGTTATTGTGGCAGGAATTTTGTCTGGGATTCCTAGAACTCCAAACTTGTGGCAGCAAATTGAGGGAAATGATGGGAAGTTGGGAACAATATTATCTTTGAGTTACAACCACTTGCCTCCACATTTGAAGGAGTGTTTCTTGTATATGGCTGGCTTCCCTAAAGATTATGAGATTCATGCCTCTGAACTCGTCAAACTTTGGGTAGCTGAGGGTTTTTTGGAAtgtcaaaaattcaaatgcgTAGAAGAGGTGGCAGAAGAGTGCTTGGAGGATCTGATTAAGCAAAGTCTAGTTTTGGTCACCAGCCGAAAAAGCGACGGCAAACCTAAAAGTTGTAGGCTGCATTGTATGGTGCGGGACTTTTGTGTGAGACATGCCGGGCAAGAGAATATCCTTCTTTCTGTTATGGACTATTTCCCTACTCATATCTTGAGAAGACATTTTCTTCCACAAGTCCTCCAAAATCATCACTGCATAAGCGTTAGTTGGCATGATCTACAACTTAGAGACTCTACGCATAGCTCATGCACCACTTCTATTATATGCATCCCACACAGAGGGTATAGGCCCAAAGGCTCTGTAGAAAACTTTACCTCACTCAGGGTTCTTCACGTTTTACGCAGAAATGATCATTCATATTGGGAGCTAGGTCAAGTgtttgaattgattaatctcACTTACCTTGCTTCCTCCATTTCTGATAGTATTGTTCCTCCAGCTATATCAAAGCTTAAGAATCTtcaaactttaattatttatagatttGGGGTTCAGCTGCCTGTGGATATTTGGAGGTTGAGGCAATTGAGACATCTTATTGCCTTCTCATTTCATCCTTTACCCCTTCCCAAAGGAGCAACTCCTTCTCTAGAAAACTTACAGACATTGTCTATGGCAACAAACTTTGTATGTAGTGAAAGGATGATGGATATGATctcaaacataaaaaagttGGGAATATGCTACTCTGAAGAGAAGTTTGGTGCAGGTTACCATATTGACAACCTTATACATTTGCTTAAACTTGAGAAGCTAAAATTGGAGATGCATAGTTCGTTTGTGCCACGTCTGAAACCAGTTTTTCCTCCGTCGTTGAAGAAGTTGGAATTGAGTGGCGAGTGGATTTCATGGAGAGATATGACGATTGTTGGTTCATTGCCCAATCTTCAAgtgttgaaattaaaaaactatGCTTGCTCTGGGGAACACTGGGAAACCATTGAGGGGGAATTTC TGGTGGACAACTGA